Part of the Caballeronia sp. SL2Y3 genome is shown below.
CAGATTGAAAATGGAATTCGGACCCTTGGGCACGACGCGCGCCGCCTCGACGCCCGCCGGTTCCGCGCGCCGGTCGCGCAGCACCGCCGCCGAGCCTTCGCGGGCGCGCTGCTGGTCGACCAGATCTTTCAGCGAGACGGAATCGAGATACTCGACCATCTTCTGATTGAGCGTCGCCCAGAGTTCGTGGGTCATGCAGTGGCCGTCGTGCTGCTTCGTGCCTTCGCACGTGCCCTTGCCGCCGCACTGGGTGGCGTCGATCGGCTCGTCCACCGCGATGATGATGTCCGCCACCGTGACGTTCTCCGCCCGGCGCGCGAGGTTGTACCCGCCGCCCGGACCGCGCACCGATTCGACGATCTCGTGCCGGCGCAGCTTGCCGAACAGTTGTTCGAGATAGGAAAGCGAGATGCGCTGGCGCTGGCTGATGCCTGCCAGCGTCACCGGGCCCTGCTCCTGGCGCAGCGCCAGGTCGATCATCGCCGTGACGGCGAAACGGCCTTTCGTGGTGAGTCTCATAATTGGGGGCTAACGCTAATACTCGATGATTTTCGTCAAGTATAAATATCCCACAGTTTTAGTCAAGTATCCGGGCGGAATAAGTAACGATTTAGTCGATCTTTTCGCCCCCGGCAGCGCCCGCGAGCTACGGCCGCAGCTGGGCCCGCAACGCGTTCAACAAGCCCTCGCAGGCGTCCTCGCACTGGTCCAGCACGCGCTCGAAGCCTTCGTCGCCGCCGAAATACGGATCGACGACCACGCGGGTGTCGTCGCGGGTGGCGAACTCCATCAAGAGCCGGATCTTGTCCCGGTACTCCGGCGGACAGACCGAGGCGAGCGCGGCAGCGTTGGCGTCGTCCATGACGATGAACAGGTCGAAGCGGGCGAAATCTTCTGCCGCCACCTGACGGCCGCGCAGCGTCGACAGGTCGTAGCCGCGCTTTTTCGCTGCGCGCTGCGCGCGCTCGTCCGGCGGCTGGCCGATGTGCCAGTCGCCGGTGCCCGCTGAATCGATAAGGATCCGGTCAGCTAGTCTCGCCCGCTCGACCAGTTCGCGCATGACC
Proteins encoded:
- the iscR gene encoding Fe-S cluster assembly transcriptional regulator IscR, with the protein product MRLTTKGRFAVTAMIDLALRQEQGPVTLAGISQRQRISLSYLEQLFGKLRRHEIVESVRGPGGGYNLARRAENVTVADIIIAVDEPIDATQCGGKGTCEGTKQHDGHCMTHELWATLNQKMVEYLDSVSLKDLVDQQRAREGSAAVLRDRRAEPAGVEAARVVPKGPNSIFNLAG
- a CDS encoding low molecular weight protein-tyrosine-phosphatase produces the protein MNSIAICFVCLGNICRSPSAEAVMRELVERARLADRILIDSAGTGDWHIGQPPDERAQRAAKKRGYDLSTLRGRQVAAEDFARFDLFIVMDDANAAALASVCPPEYRDKIRLLMEFATRDDTRVVVDPYFGGDEGFERVLDQCEDACEGLLNALRAQLRP